Below is a genomic region from Deltaproteobacteria bacterium.
TCTCCGTCCGGGACAACCTTCCGACCTGTTCCCCGGCACCAGGTCCTTTCGCCGCTCCCTTCATAAAAATCAGTGGAAAGATCAGGATCATGGTCAAGGCAAAAAAAGTCAGGACCTGGGGATACCCGCCCAGCCGGTCCATCAGGATTTTCAGAACCGGCGGGATGACGGCATAGGGCAGCAGGGTGATAATGGAAAGAAGGCCGAAGGCCTGGCCGCTGCGCCCTGGCGGAATGCGTTGAACGATCACCGTCATCAGGGCCGTGGCCAGGACCACATGGGCTGCCCCGTGAAACAGTCGAAGCAGCATCATCGACCGGAGGGTGTCAGCCCAGCCATAGGCGGCCAAGGCGGCCATAACCCCCAGGGTCCCCCAGGAGATCCAGCCGCGGGCATTGCCGGGATGGGAAAAAGGGCTGATGAAGGGGCGGAGGACCAGGGCTACGGCTGAGAAGAGTCCGATGATCAGCCCCAACCACTTTCCGTTGATGGGCAGGGTCCGAAGGTATTCCTCAAAGGAAAAAAAGACGGCGATGTTGATGAAGGCCAGGAAGACCGCGATATTAAAAAAGATAAATTCCCGGGTCCAGAGTGGTGGTTCGGTTGTCATATCGCGACGATTACCTGGGCAGGATCTCCGGGGAAGTTTCAACCCGGAGGCTTAAACGATAGAGCAGATTACCGGCCACTTCTCTTCGGTAATCGGCAGTGGCCCGGATATCATCGATGGGGGACACTGCCCGGCGGGTTGCTTCCGCGGCTTCTTTCAAGACCTCAAGCCTTAAAGGCCGGCCCCGTAAAACCGCCTCCACCTCTGGTGCGGTCACCACTGTGGGCCCCACACTTCCCCAAGCCAGCCGGATATCTTCTATCATCCCGGCCGGAGTGAGCTCGATCAGGGCGGCCAGGCTGACAATCGAAATGGCCAGGGCCTTCCGCTGTCCGACTTTTTCATAGTGCTGTCGATTAAATTCAGGGTTTTTCGGTATCCAGATCCCGGTCAATATCTCGTCGGGCCTAATGGCCGTTTGGCCGGGCCCTTTGATAAAATCCCCTATGGGCAGCCGTCGATCGGCGGTCCGGCTGCGCAACGCCACTTCGGCCTGAAGCACGTAGAGGGGCGGCAGGGTATCCCCGGCCGGTGAGGCGGAGCAGATGTTGCCGCCAATAGTCCCCATATTCCGGATGGGGGGGGACCCCAGACTTTTCACGGCCCGGGCCAGCACCGGGAGTCGGGTCTGGATAATCGGGTCGTCTAAGATTCGGGCATGGGAGGTTCCGGCCTTGATCAATACCCGGTCCCCATGGTCCTCGATCCCCTGCAATTCGCGGAGACGTTCCAGGCAGATCAACTGCTGCGGTTGTCCGGAACCGGATCGGAGTCTCACCAAAACATCCGTTCCGCCGGCATAGACCATGGTATCCGGTTCCTCCAGGGCGGGCCATAACGCTTCCAGGGATTCGGGCATCAGCCAACGGGGCACGGATCACTCCCTTCTGCCGGGGAAGACACGACCTTTTCCACGGCATCCACAATCTTCTGAAAACCGGTACAGCGGCACAGGTTTCCAGACAGACCCTCCCGAATCTCCTCCCGGTCAGGCCGGGGATTACGCCGAAGCAGATCGATCGTTCCCAGGATCAGGCCGGGAGTGCAGAAACCGCATTGAACGGCGCCGGCCTCTACAAAAGCCTGCTGAACCGGATGCAGGTGTTTACCGTCCGACAGGCCTTCGATGGTCAAAACGCTTCGTCCCTCAAGCTGACCAACCCGCATCAGGCAGGCCAGACGGCTCTCTCCCTCCACCAGGATGGTGCAGGCCCCGCATTCCCCGGACCCGCAGGCCTCCTTGGTCCCGGTAAACCCAAAATCTTCGCGCAGCAGATCCACCACCCGCCGCTCGGCATCCGTTTCTAATTCAATGGGGTTGCCGTTCAACCTGAATGAAAGCCTGATTTTCATACGCCTTGTTCCCGCAAAGCCCTCAATACCCTTTCCGGAGTAAAGGGGTTTTGCGACAGCCTGATCCCGCAGGCCTCAGCCAGGGCATTGGCCACGGCCGGCAACGGTCCATCCACAGCGATTTCCCCTCCTCCCTTTAAGCCCAGGGGGCCGCTGGGTTCGAAGGAGGCCACCGGCACCGATTCCATATCCGGCAGATCGAGCGCGGTCGGAAGGATATAGGCCGCCAGGTCCCGGGTAAGGACTTTCTCCTGTTCCACCCGGAATTCCTCGGTCAAGGCATACCCCAGTCCCTGAGCGATTCCACCCTGGATCTGTTGTTCAAAGATCCGGGGGTTGATAATGCGGCCGCAGTCGCTCACAGCCAGATACTTTTTCACTTCAACCAGCCCGGTCAGTTCGTCCACTTCGACGGCCGCCAGATGGACCCCGTAGGAAAAAATCAGGTGGGGCAGGCCGTGCAACTGCAGGGCAGGATCCGGGGAGGGCCGATCCAGGGCAATCGGGGCCTGGAAGGAATGAATTGCCAGGCAG
It encodes:
- a CDS encoding xanthine dehydrogenase family protein subunit M; this encodes MPESLEALWPALEEPDTMVYAGGTDVLVRLRSGSGQPQQLICLERLRELQGIEDHGDRVLIKAGTSHARILDDPIIQTRLPVLARAVKSLGSPPIRNMGTIGGNICSASPAGDTLPPLYVLQAEVALRSRTADRRLPIGDFIKGPGQTAIRPDEILTGIWIPKNPEFNRQHYEKVGQRKALAISIVSLAALIELTPAGMIEDIRLAWGSVGPTVVTAPEVEAVLRGRPLRLEVLKEAAEATRRAVSPIDDIRATADYRREVAGNLLYRLSLRVETSPEILPR
- a CDS encoding (2Fe-2S)-binding protein produces the protein MKIRLSFRLNGNPIELETDAERRVVDLLREDFGFTGTKEACGSGECGACTILVEGESRLACLMRVGQLEGRSVLTIEGLSDGKHLHPVQQAFVEAGAVQCGFCTPGLILGTIDLLRRNPRPDREEIREGLSGNLCRCTGFQKIVDAVEKVVSSPAEGSDPCPVG
- a CDS encoding MFS transporter, giving the protein MTTEPPLWTREFIFFNIAVFLAFINIAVFFSFEEYLRTLPINGKWLGLIIGLFSAVALVLRPFISPFSHPGNARGWISWGTLGVMAALAAYGWADTLRSMMLLRLFHGAAHVVLATALMTVIVQRIPPGRSGQAFGLLSIITLLPYAVIPPVLKILMDRLGGYPQVLTFFALTMILIFPLIFMKGAAKGPGAGEQVGRLSRTEIYRNLRERQILLILAAMLLFYSGYALVFFFLAGYARKLGVANPGLFFTLSTVGEIGIRLIAARLFDRVNKTVAAGLTLLFLSAGYLFLARVKEAFWFFTLGGVLGLGWGVVMPVLNALLFDRSRPKLRAFNTNLGLQMFQGGFFIGPLAGALVLHRGGYDILYLFCAGLALAAGGMIFLIPVRKAGF